The DNA window GAGATGCTCGAACGGCTGCACGGGGCGATTCGGGCCTTGGAGCCCGTACGCCGGGGCGGCGACGCCGCCACCGATCCGGAACCGTCGTGGTGGGCGCCCGACACCGACGCGGGGGGCGCGCCGGACACCGAAACGGTCGTGGTCGGGAGCACCGTGCTGGCGCGGGGTAGCCGGGTCCGGTTACGGCCGCGGCGGCGCGGCACGGACGCGCACGACATGTTCCTGGAGGGCCGGACCGCCCGGGTGGAGCAGGTGCTGCTCGACGTGGACGGCACGCGGTTCCTGGCGGTGACGGTGGACGACGACCCGGGCGCGGAGTTGCACCAGTGGTACGGCCGGCTGCGCCACTTCCGGCCGGAAGAGGTGGAGCCGTTGTCCGGAGAGGTGGCAGCGCCGTGAGCGGCCCCGACGGCGGACGGATCCTGGTCGCCGGCATCGGCAACATCTTCCTCGGCGATGACGCGTTCGGTGTCGAGGTCGCCCGACGCCTCCGGGACGAGGTCCTCCCACCGGGGGTGGATGTGTCCGATTACGGCATCCGCGGAATGCATCTGGCCTACGATCTGCTGGACGGCCGCCACGACGTGCTGGTCCTGGTGGACGCGTTGCCGCTGGACGAGCCACCCGGGACGTTGGCCGTCATCCAGGTGGACCTCGACGACCCGGGCTGGACACTGCGCCCGGCCGACGTGCTGGAGGCGCCGGCCGCCGACGCCCACGGCATGGACCCGGAGTCGGTGCTGCGGCTGCTGCGCAGCCTGGGCGGCACGGTCGACCGGGTGTTGGTGGTGGGTTGCCAGCCCGCCGTCCTGGACGAGTGCATGGGGCTGTCAGCTCCGGTGGCGGCCGCGATCGACGAGGCGGTCCGGATGGTGGTCGGGGTCGCACAGGAGGAAGCCACGCAACTCCCCGCTGGTCAAGCGGCAGGAGAGCCCGCAGCGAGCGGCAGCCGAGAGGGGGTGGGCGCCGATGCATGAGACCGGCCTGTCCGAGGCGATCGTGGCGGCGGCGGTACGCCGGGCCGCCGGGCGGAGGGTCACCGGCCTGCGGGTGCGGATCGGCGGCCACGCCATCGACCCCGATGTCGTCACGCAGGGCATCCAGGTGGCCGCGGCCGGCACGGTCGTCGCGGACTCCGCGGTCGACCTGGTACTGGAGCCGATGACCGTGCAGTGCCACGAGTGCGGCGGGAGCGAACCGATTCGCGACCACCTGGCGATGGTGGCCTGTCCGCGGTGCGGTGGCGTCGATATCGAGGTCAGCGGCAACGACGACGTCGTACTGGAGTCCATCACGGTGGACAGCCGCACGTTGGGAGCGGTCTGATGGACGCCACCGAGTTGCTGCGGCACGACCACCGCGTGGTGGAACAGCTCTTTCGGGACTACCGGGCGGCGGAATCGGACGCGCAGCGCCGCGGCGTCGTGGAGGTCCTCGTCCGCGAGCTGTCGAAGCACGCCGCGCTCGAGGAGATTCTCTTCTATCCGTTCGCCGCAAAGGTGTTGGCGGACGGGCAGGTCGACAGGCACCTCGCCGGGCATCGGCCCGTCAAGGAGTTGCTCGTTGAACTGGACCGCTGCCGGACCGGCGATCGCGCGCAGGACCAGCTGATGCAGCGGCTGGCTTCCGCCGTCGCTCGGCATGTGCAGGACGACGAGAACGAGCTCATGCCGCTGTTGTGCGCCCGGGCCGACGAGCAGGCCCTCCGCGAGCTGGGCCAGGAGATCGACCAGGGCAAGCAGCGGGCCCCGACGCGCCCGCACCCGCACGCGCCGGACAAGCCCCCGGCGCTGGCCCTCGCGGCGCCGCTGGCGGCCATCTACGACCGGCTGCGGGATCGGATGCAAGGGAGGCCACGCACATGACTCAGAACATGCGCGACACCGGCGCGGTGATCCCGCAGGAGCACGGGTTCGACGAGGTCACCATCCTCTGGATCTCCGAGGGCATGAGTTGTGACGGAGATTCCGTCTCCATGACGGCCTCCGGTCAACCGGCGATCGAGGACATCGTTCTCGGGCTCATTCCCGGTCTGCCGAAGGTCAACCTGCACAACAAGGTGTTGTCGCCGGCGGCCGGCGGCGAGGAGTTCCTGGCGCCGTACCGCCGGGCAGCCCGCGGGGAGATGGCCGAGCCGTTCATCCTCGTCATCGAGGGGTCGGTCCCGAACGAGAACATCAACGGCGACGGGTACTGGACGTCGTTCGGCAATGACGAGAACACCGGTGAGCCGTTGACCCTCAACTGGTGGATCGACCAGTTGGCGCCCAAGGCCTGGGCGGTCGTCGCCGCCGGCACATGCGCGACGTACGGCGGTATCC is part of the Micromonospora halotolerans genome and encodes:
- a CDS encoding hydrogenase maturation protease — translated: MSGPDGGRILVAGIGNIFLGDDAFGVEVARRLRDEVLPPGVDVSDYGIRGMHLAYDLLDGRHDVLVLVDALPLDEPPGTLAVIQVDLDDPGWTLRPADVLEAPAADAHGMDPESVLRLLRSLGGTVDRVLVVGCQPAVLDECMGLSAPVAAAIDEAVRMVVGVAQEEATQLPAGQAAGEPAASGSREGVGADA
- a CDS encoding hydrogenase maturation nickel metallochaperone HypA yields the protein MHETGLSEAIVAAAVRRAAGRRVTGLRVRIGGHAIDPDVVTQGIQVAAAGTVVADSAVDLVLEPMTVQCHECGGSEPIRDHLAMVACPRCGGVDIEVSGNDDVVLESITVDSRTLGAV
- a CDS encoding hemerythrin domain-containing protein, producing the protein MDATELLRHDHRVVEQLFRDYRAAESDAQRRGVVEVLVRELSKHAALEEILFYPFAAKVLADGQVDRHLAGHRPVKELLVELDRCRTGDRAQDQLMQRLASAVARHVQDDENELMPLLCARADEQALRELGQEIDQGKQRAPTRPHPHAPDKPPALALAAPLAAIYDRLRDRMQGRPRT